The Streptomyces sp. NBC_00483 genome contains the following window.
AGAACCGGCGGATCGACCTCGCGCAGCGGCCGGTCGATACAGGCCGCCACGATCGCGTCGTACGTCCCCTGCCTGCGCAGCGTCCCGTACACGAGCTCGGTCGCGAGCGCGGCGTCGCGCCCGTCGAAGTCGCCCTTCTCGCGGGCCTTGCGCAGCAGCGGCGGCAGCACGAGGTTCGCGTACGCGTCCCGCTCGTCCACCGCGCGCAACGCCTCGAAGGCGAGGATGCGCACGGGGTCCTTCTTGGGACGACGGTGGGGTTTGCCGGGCTTACGAGGGGGCCGGCCGGGCTGGTCGCTCAAAGGTGCTCCGCTGCTGGGATCGTACGGGCGCTACGCACGGGTCGTACGCCGGGATGAACCCTCCCAGGGTACGTCCCGGCGCCGACAGCGGTCCTCGTGGGCCCGTCAGCCCAGGGTCTCCCCCGCGGCGATCCGGGTGCCCCGCGCCCAGTCCGCCGCGGCCATCGGCTTCTTGCCCTGCGCCTGCACCCAGAGCAGCTCGACGGCGTGCGAACCGGTGCCCACGTAGAGGTTCTTCTTGCCCGCGCCGATCTCACCCGGCGCGAGGTCGGTCCGGTCGGGCGCGAGGACGGCCGTGCGCACCTTGAGCCGCTCGCCGCGGAACTCGGTCCAGGCACCCGGCGCGGGCGTGCAGCCGCGGACGACCCGGTCGACCCGCAGGGCCGGCGCGCTCCAGTCGATACGGGCGTCCTCCACGGTGATCTTCGGCGCGAGGGTGACGCCGTCGGCGGGCTGCGGCACGGCCTCGATCGTGCCGTCCTCGATCCCGTCCATCGTCGCGGAGAGCAGCCCGGCGCCCGCGAACGCGAGCCGGGTCAGCAGGTCACCGCTGGTGTCGGTGGCACGGACCGCCTCGGTCACCGTCCCGTACACGGGCCCGGAGTCGAGCCCCTCCTCGATGAGGAACGTGGACGCGCCAGTGATCTCGTCACCCGCCATCACCGCGTGCTGCACGGGCGCGGCGCCACGCCACGCGGGCAGCAGCGAGAAGTGCAGATTGACCCAGCCGCGGGCGGGCACGTCGAGCGCGATCTTCGGGAGCAGCGCCCCGTACGCGACGACCGGGCAGCAGTCGGGAGCGATCTCCCGCAGCCTCGCCAGGAACTCCTCGTCGCGCGGCTTGGCCGGCTTGAGCACCTCGATGCCGGCCTCCTCGGCCCGCTGGGCGACCGGGCTCGCGACCAGTCGACGGCCGCGCCCCGCCGGTGCGTCGGGCCGGGTGACGACCGCGGCGACCTCGTGCCGGTCGGAGGCGATCAGGGCGTCCAGGGCGGGAACGGCGACCTCGGGGGTGCCTGCGAAGACGAGCTTCATCGGTGGCGTACAGCCTCTCGGGGCAGGGTCACGGGCAGCGCACCAGTCTATGGGCGTCGTGCGGCGGGCGCGTACGGGGCGCACGTCCTGACGTGCGCCCCTCGCATATGCGGATGCGCCCGAACAGCGTGACCCCACACCGGATGGCGCGTTGGTCAAGAAAGAGTTGACCAGTCATGGGCCGCAATCGGTCATTCGTCATAGTTC
Protein-coding sequences here:
- the fmt gene encoding methionyl-tRNA formyltransferase, which encodes MKLVFAGTPEVAVPALDALIASDRHEVAAVVTRPDAPAGRGRRLVASPVAQRAEEAGIEVLKPAKPRDEEFLARLREIAPDCCPVVAYGALLPKIALDVPARGWVNLHFSLLPAWRGAAPVQHAVMAGDEITGASTFLIEEGLDSGPVYGTVTEAVRATDTSGDLLTRLAFAGAGLLSATMDGIEDGTIEAVPQPADGVTLAPKITVEDARIDWSAPALRVDRVVRGCTPAPGAWTEFRGERLKVRTAVLAPDRTDLAPGEIGAGKKNLYVGTGSHAVELLWVQAQGKKPMAAADWARGTRIAAGETLG